CAGGCAGATCATAAAAAGACGAAGCAGCGTTACGAGATGGAGCGGAAACCCTCCCATCCGGGCGAGTTGCTGCTCGAAGAAGTCATGAAGCCGTGTGGAATCACCGTGACCGCGGCTGCTGAGGCGTTGCATGTGTCGCGGAAGCAGTTATCGGAGCTGGTGAACCAGCGGTGCATTCTGACTCCCGAGATGGCTGTCAGAATCGGAACCTGGACCAGGACCTCGCCCGAGATGTGGCTGGGGATGCAGAATACCCTCAGCCTATGGGAAGCGCGACAGCAAAAGCGACAGCCCATCCAGGCCCTGGCAGCCTGCAAGGTGTGACACACCAGGGGTCGGCCGAGCCTTCGGCAGGCCCCTCCCCCACCCCATTCGTAGTGCTATCAACCCGCGTGATGGACTTTCACCACCAGGCGTGCGCCTTTGCCGGGCGCACCCATGAAAAAGCCTTCCGTCTCCGGAGGGTTTTTTCGGATTACCTAGCCGCGCTGCCGACCCCGAGCTCGGCCTTGAGTTCCCTCTTGAGAATTTTTCCCGATGGATTTTTTGGAAGCGCATCGGCGATGAAAATCTTTTTCGGGCATTTGAATCCCGCGAGCCTCTCCCTGGCGAAGGCAATGATGTCCTTGTCCGAAAGGGTTGCGCCCTTCTTGGGCACCACGACCGCCGCGACGATCTCGATCCACTTGGGATCGGGAAGTCCTATCACCGCGACCTCCTCGACGTCGGGGAACTGGTAGAGCACCTCCTCCACCTCGCGCGAGGCCACGTTTTCGCCGCCGGTTTTGATCATGTCCTTCTTGCGGTCGACCACGTAGAGGTATCCGTCCTCGTCGAACCTTCCCAGATCGCCGCTGTGAAACCAGCCGTGCGCGAACGCCTCTTCCGTTTTATCCGGATCGCTCAGGTACCCGGTCATCACGTGCCCGGAACGGTGCACGATCTCGCCCACATCGCCGGTGTGGAGGAAATTGCCGTCATCGTCCATGAGGCGCGTCTCGACGTTCAGCACCGGCCTTCCCGCCGACCCCTGCTTCGTGAGCTGGTCCTCCGGACGCAGTATCGTGGCCACGGGCCCCATCTCCGTCTGTCCGTAATAGTTCCAGAGCCGGAGTCCCTTGAAGGTGGACGCGAGCTGCTTGACGATCTCCACCGGCATGATGCTCGCCCCGTACGCGGCCTTCTTGAGCGTGCCATGGTCGTGGTCCTTGAATTCCGGGT
The DNA window shown above is from Spirochaetota bacterium and carries:
- the higA gene encoding addiction module antidote protein, HigA family, yielding MERKPSHPGELLLEEVMKPCGITVTAAAEALHVSRKQLSELVNQRCILTPEMAVRIGTWTRTSPEMWLGMQNTLSLWEARQQKRQPIQALAACKV